The following are encoded in a window of Vicia villosa cultivar HV-30 ecotype Madison, WI unplaced genomic scaffold, Vvil1.0 ctg.006236F_1_1, whole genome shotgun sequence genomic DNA:
- the LOC131642963 gene encoding cysteine-rich receptor-like protein kinase 25: MKFIISCSFLFIITTFLCYEAIAQPEFTPSCDDDNGNYTANSTYEHNLNTLLSTLTSNTEITYGFYNFTYGENINKVYANGLCRDVNPSDCRNCLNNSRVLLIQNCPNQKEAIGWIDKCMLRYWNRSIFGLMETKPGLSMWNPFNATDVDEYKKVLGKLLYDLKTKAASGDSMKKFATANTTGPNFQDIYSLMQCTPDVSYLDCNQCLDQAIARLPSCCEDKVGGRVIRASCNIRYESYRFYELPVQPPSLAPPSPSISHTSSQGKTHTLRTAIIIAIPTVIFVLLFCFICLYLRLGVKKPMEADKNLSEDHDEIATLESLQFNFDTIRVATNDFSDSNKLGEGGFGVVYQ, from the exons ATGAAATTTATAATTTCTTGCAGTTTCCTCTTTATCATAACCACATTCCTATGTTATGAAGCCATAGCTCAACCAGAATTCACTCCATCATGTGATGATGACAATGGCAACTACACAGCAAACAGCACATATGAACACAATCTCAACACACTCTTATCAACTCTCACTTCCAACACCGAAATCACCTACGGTTTCTACAATTTCACCTACGGCGAAAACATCAACAAAGTATACGCAAATGGATTATGTAGAGATGTTAATCCAAGTGATTGCCGCAACTGTCTCAACAATTCAAGAGTCCTTCTCATACAAAACTGTCCAAACCAAAAAGAAGCCATTGGTTGGATAGACAAATGCATGTTACGTTACTGGAATCGGTCCATATTTGGACTAATGGAAACAAAACCTGGATTATCTATGTGGAATCCGTTTAATGCGACGGATGTAGATGAGTATAAGAAAGTTTTGGGAAAACTGTTGTATGATTTGAAAACCAAAGCTGCTTCTGGTGATTCTATGAAAAAATTTGCTACTGCAAATACAACAGGTCCAAATTTTCAGGATATATATAGTCTTATGCAGTGTACACCTGATGTGAGTTATTTGGATTGTAACCAATGTTTGGATCAAGCTATAGCTCGTCTTCCATCTTGTTGCGAAGATAAGGTTGGTGGAAGAGTTATTAGAGCGAGTTGTAATATTAGATATGAAAGCTATCGGTTCTATGAACTTCCTGTGCAACCACCGTCTTTAGCACCACCCTCACCATCCATCAGTCACACTTCCTCTCAAg GAAAAACTCACACATTAAGAACTGCCATCATCATAGCAATCCCAactgttatttttgttttgttgttctgTTTCATCTGCCTCTATTTACGACTAGGGGTGAAGAAACCAATGGAAGCTGATAAAA ATCTTTCAGAAGATCATGATGAAATTGCAACCCTTGAGTCGTTACAATTCAACTTTGACACTATAAGAGTTGCCACAAATGACTTCAGTGATTCTAATAAACTTGGAGAAGGAGGATTTGGAGTTGTTTATCAG